CCAGGGCAAGATCACGAACGTTTTTTGAACAAAATAGATCAGTTTGACGATCAAGGCTGGCTGTGATCATATACTCCCCTTTTTACGGGAGTTCCTGATGCATATCGATGCTTTTTCTCAATTCTTTTCAGTGATTCAAGACCCACGGCAGTCAGCAAAAATATCGTACCCACTGTTCGACATTTTGTTTCTGACCGTATGCGCCACCATTGCTGGTATGGAGGGCTGGGAAGATATCGAAGACTTTGGCGAAGCTCACCTCAATTGGCTACAGGACAAAGGACTTTTTCGCCAGGGCATCCCTGTCCATGACACGATTGCCAGGGTTGTTTCTTCCATTGAGCCTGACCAGTTTCAAGACTGCTTTTTAAAATGGATGCAGGCAGCCAACGTCCATTCGAATGGCGAGCTTATTGCTATTGACGGCAAGGTGTTACGCAGCTCCTATAACCGAGAAGATCGGCAATCAACGCTCCACATGGTCAGTGCTTTTGCGACAGCCAACGGCGTTGTCATGGGACAAGTTAAAACCCAAGATAAGTCCAATGAAATCACCGCCATCCCTGAGCTGCTCAAGCTGTTAGATATCAAAGGTTGTCTTGTCTCTATCGATGCGATGGGCTGTCAAACCGATATCGCCAAGCAGATAGTTGAGCAAGGTGGCGATTACCTATTAGCAGTCAAAGGCAACCAAAAAAGCCTGGCTAAAGCAGTACAAAAAGCGTTGGCACCATTGCTCGAAAAAAGCCCAGCGTGTGACATCGAGCGCGGACATGGGCGTATTGAAGCGCGCGAATACCACGTCATGCCAGCGCAGGAGTTGACGACAGATTTCCCTGATTGGAAAGGGCTTCAAAGCGTCGGTGTTGCTATTGGCTATCGTATTGACTCAGCAGGGAAAGAATCGCTGGAGTACCGCTACTACATTAGCTCTGCGGTGCTCACCCCCGAACGTTTTGCCGATGCAGTCCGAGGTCACTGGGAAATCGAAAATCGGTTGCACTGGGTGCTTGATGTCACGATGAAGGGAGATGCTTGCCAAATCTATCGTGGCAATGCCGCCGAACTCCTGGCTGGTGTGCGTCACATGGCGCTTAACATGCTTCGATTAGAAACAAGCAAAAAGGCGAGCATCAGGCGCAAGCAAAAAATAGCTGCCATGAATATTGCCTATTTGGAGCAAGTAATATTGGCGGGAATCCAAGGTTTGGAT
The Photobacterium sp. GJ3 DNA segment above includes these coding regions:
- a CDS encoding ISAs1 family transposase, coding for MHIDAFSQFFSVIQDPRQSAKISYPLFDILFLTVCATIAGMEGWEDIEDFGEAHLNWLQDKGLFRQGIPVHDTIARVVSSIEPDQFQDCFLKWMQAANVHSNGELIAIDGKVLRSSYNREDRQSTLHMVSAFATANGVVMGQVKTQDKSNEITAIPELLKLLDIKGCLVSIDAMGCQTDIAKQIVEQGGDYLLAVKGNQKSLAKAVQKALAPLLEKSPACDIERGHGRIEAREYHVMPAQELTTDFPDWKGLQSVGVAIGYRIDSAGKESLEYRYYISSAVLTPERFADAVRGHWEIENRLHWVLDVTMKGDACQIYRGNAAELLAGVRHMALNMLRLETSKKASIRRKQKIAAMNIAYLEQVILAGIQGLDKN